The window CTTTTCAGCAGCAGGGAAGATGCCCTGGAAAAGCTCGGGGCATTGAAAAAGAGCCTGGCAGAAACAAACGAAACTTATCGTCCTGAATTTGAGAACCTGTCCGGGACTGCTTTACTCAAGTATCTGGAAGCCGAAAAAGAGTTTTCAAGATCCATTGACATCCTCTACACTTATGCATACACTCAGCTCAGCAAAAACGTGAATGATAAGTTCTTCATTTCTCTTCTATCGGATACTCAGGACCTGATTACCGAATATAAAAAGGTTAATGCCTTTGCAACCGTGAAACTGACCTCGCTCAATAAGGGAGATTGGGACCGGCTTTTTTCCGAAGAGCCCAAACTTGAGGTATACAGGCCTTATCTTGAAGCTGCATATATCAGGTTTGCAGAGCACAGGCCAGCGGATGAAGCTCAGGCTGTCTATCTTGCAGAGCTCGAAAATCACCGTATGAAACTGGAGACTGATGCCCTTTCTAAAATCACCAATAAAGTCACCATGGCAGGAAGTATAACTCTTGAGAGCGGGGAAGAGTTTTCAGTAAATTCCCAGTCCTACAGTACTCTGCTTTCAACAGACCAGAGTCGGGAAAACAGAAGAAGATGTTATGATCAGAGGTTTTACCATCTGATAAACGAGTCCGATTCAATGGCTTCTCTATATGCGGAAAAGGCCCGCCTTGATGACCTTGCTGCAGGACAGCTAAACTACCCGGACTCTTACGAAGCCAGCCTGTACGGCCTTTATCTCACAAAGAATCAGGTTGAGGACATGAATACGGTTTTTAAGGAGAAAAAACCCGTATTTGAAGCTTATAATGAGTTTCTGAGGAAAAAGCTCGGGCTTGAAACGCTCAGGCCGTATGACCTTATGTTGCAGTTGACGGGTCAACCTGATAATAATGACAATAATTATACATATACAGCTGCTTTGCAGGAGATTCAGAAATCCTATTCCGGGATGGATTCCCGTTTCAACGAAATTTTCTTAAAAACGGTAACCGGAAGTTTCGTAGACGTGTATCCTGCCCCCAAAAACGGAAAACAGCCCGGGGGTTACTGTTATGGCCTCTTTGCCCTGAAGGCTCCCGCCCTGATCTTTATGAATTACAATGGAATTCTCAGTGACCAGAAGACTCTTACTCATGAGCTCGGGCACGGAATTAATTTCTATCTGATGGGCAATTCTGTGGATTATCTCTACTGCACAGGCCAGATCTATGAAATGGAGGTCCCGTCCACTTTCAACGAAGAACTCTTTGTTGATTATGTGGTCGAAAACTCGGATAAGGAAACCGCAGTTGCCGTGCTTGCCCAGCATATAGGGGAGTACCAGAACTACTTTACCCGCCAGCCCATGATTACGGAATTCGAATATAAGGCCCACCAGTTATGTGCTGAAAAAAGCAATGAAAACGGAACTGTCAGTGGAACAGAACTCAATGCCCTCTGGACATCCCTCTCTAAAGAATACAGGAGCGACTCAGTAGAATATTATGCTGAAGATTCTGCGGAATGGACCTATATCAACCACATCTACCTGACAAACAACTACTATACATTCAACTATGCGATTTCAAAAGCAATAACTCTCGCCCTCTTCAAACAGTACAGGAAAGCCCCGGAAACCTTCAACAAAAACTACATTGCCTACCTCTCAGCCGGCGCAACACTGCCCCCTGAAGAAAAACTCAAAAAATATTTTGGGGTCGAAATCAACAGGCAGCTCTTTGAAGATGCCATGGACGTCGTGGAGCTGAGAATTCAGGAACTGAATAAACTGGAAAACGACTGATGAACCTGAATTTCTCTTAAACCTTTTTTCCCCAAACTTATTTTTCGGTGGATCGCCAGGAGAAACTTAATTCATACCCGTCCTCCCTGTCCGAAGAACACGTTTCTTGACCCGGGGAACCTCATTTAAATTCACAGATAAATATAAGTGCCTCCGCCAGCCTGTCTGGCGGCTCTGCAAAAAAAGCAGAAAAGAGAAGCCCGAATAAAAAATAGACTCGAAAAAGTATTTTTCAGGTCGAATTTGATTTTGTTCATTTTCTGTTTTTTACGGTCTCTTCGATAGTTTTTTACTTTATGGTTTTTTTCTTATGTTTTCTCTTTTTGGGAAAGACCGCTCTCCTGCGTCGAGCGTGACAAAAACGACATGATAAGGTGAATGACGTTGTATCCTTAGTTCCGCATTTTTAGGCGCATAAACGTCCCATGATATCGAAGTATGCGCTTAAGTTTAAGCACATAAATTATAAGTCCCAATTTCAAAACCACAATCTACTGACTTAATAGATTTGTGGAATTGTTTGTATGCGCTTAAATTTTGGGAACTCAGGTTGTATGGATTGAGAAATATCTATAAATTAGTCTAATTGAGCGCATTGAAGCTCATAGCTAAAATCCATAAATTAGTCCGCTTGAGCGAGCGAAGCTCACGGCTAAAACTTATAAATTAGCTCTCTTGAGCGAAGCGAAAAGGGCAGCGTACTCCCGAGACGCAATTCGGGCAGCGAAACTAGGGAGCAAGTAGAAAATGTAACATTGGAAAATATAACATTGAGCGCTTAGTTTTTCATTCGGCATTGTAGGCATCATAGATCTGCGCAACCCATACAACCATTCCCATTAAAACCCCGATCCCGATAATACTCATGAATGCGCTGATTAGCAGGGCTGCCCAGAC is drawn from Methanosarcina lacustris Z-7289 and contains these coding sequences:
- a CDS encoding M3 family oligoendopeptidase is translated as MLKELNLDEVTTEWNNSYLFSSREDALEKLGALKKSLAETNETYRPEFENLSGTALLKYLEAEKEFSRSIDILYTYAYTQLSKNVNDKFFISLLSDTQDLITEYKKVNAFATVKLTSLNKGDWDRLFSEEPKLEVYRPYLEAAYIRFAEHRPADEAQAVYLAELENHRMKLETDALSKITNKVTMAGSITLESGEEFSVNSQSYSTLLSTDQSRENRRRCYDQRFYHLINESDSMASLYAEKARLDDLAAGQLNYPDSYEASLYGLYLTKNQVEDMNTVFKEKKPVFEAYNEFLRKKLGLETLRPYDLMLQLTGQPDNNDNNYTYTAALQEIQKSYSGMDSRFNEIFLKTVTGSFVDVYPAPKNGKQPGGYCYGLFALKAPALIFMNYNGILSDQKTLTHELGHGINFYLMGNSVDYLYCTGQIYEMEVPSTFNEELFVDYVVENSDKETAVAVLAQHIGEYQNYFTRQPMITEFEYKAHQLCAEKSNENGTVSGTELNALWTSLSKEYRSDSVEYYAEDSAEWTYINHIYLTNNYYTFNYAISKAITLALFKQYRKAPETFNKNYIAYLSAGATLPPEEKLKKYFGVEINRQLFEDAMDVVELRIQELNKLEND